In Candidatus Hydrogenedentota bacterium, a genomic segment contains:
- a CDS encoding diacylglycerol kinase translates to MPNKFLAKEPHVRYNPARKLRHAFNGFWFAVVNDFSVAYKVVVSVATLTLAAFYAESVDVLLILVATGLMMMAELFNTAIEAICDYFETGHDEKIGAIKDIAAAAAGVCIIVWVVVIVTEMCNVFM, encoded by the coding sequence ATGCCAAATAAGTTCCTCGCCAAAGAGCCGCACGTCCGCTACAACCCGGCGCGAAAGCTCCGGCATGCGTTCAACGGATTTTGGTTCGCCGTCGTCAATGACTTCAGTGTGGCGTACAAAGTCGTCGTGTCGGTGGCGACCCTGACTTTGGCCGCGTTTTACGCCGAATCGGTTGATGTCCTCCTGATTCTTGTGGCAACCGGGCTCATGATGATGGCGGAACTGTTCAATACGGCCATCGAGGCCATCTGCGACTACTTTGAAACCGGTCACGACGAAAAGATCGGCGCTATCAAGGACATCGCGGCCGCGGCGGCCGGGGTGTGCATTATTGTATGGGTTGTGGTTATTGTGACTGAAATGTGCAACGTCTTCATGTAA
- a CDS encoding DUF3365 domain-containing protein, translated as MTARDALRAEEARIPKIAAMLALAWTLVIAALVGWAYHRLMNQAEKMARLEAAASFEKDVIYRRWAASHGGVYVPATEQTPPSPYLSHVAERDIESPSGRRLTLVNPAYMTRQVHELGKQQFGPRGHITSLRPIRPENAPDPWEAEALRTLETGLSEVATVERMEGESYLRLMRPLTTEESCLKCHASQGYALGDLRGGISVTVPMEPHREIARAQMVPIGLGHGALWMLGLCGIALGARRLQASNRERERASEERARLEDQLRQSQKMEAVGQLAGGVAHDFNNLLQVMLGYLEIVSSDLGANHPRHNDLLQIEKAGRRAKSLVSQLLAFSRRQILRPQNVSLNVLIENFVAMLSRMIGEHIQFRFIPGEHVGTVYADKGMVEQALMNLCVNARDAMPQGGSLTIETKDRQLDLEICGRLGVAPGRYVQITVSDTGCGMDSTTKEKIFEPFFSTKGVDKGTGLGLPTVYGIVLQHRGAIDVESKVGAGTVFHIYLPTLEEVAPQKETQEKPGSKPGGKTILLADDNDSIREFGARLLRSAGYTVVTVADGVEALERFAESPEAFHLVLLDVAMPRLDGREVYKRIQERAPGTKVLFASGFADGVFTSGLDEKDRAAILAKPYTSEELLHAVRCALGQG; from the coding sequence GTGACTGCGCGTGACGCATTGCGCGCGGAGGAGGCGCGCATTCCGAAGATAGCCGCCATGCTTGCATTGGCCTGGACTCTCGTGATCGCCGCACTGGTCGGGTGGGCCTATCACCGATTGATGAATCAGGCTGAGAAGATGGCGCGTCTGGAGGCTGCCGCGAGTTTTGAGAAGGACGTCATCTATCGCAGGTGGGCCGCAAGCCATGGCGGCGTGTACGTGCCCGCAACGGAACAAACCCCGCCCAGTCCTTACCTGTCTCATGTTGCAGAACGGGATATCGAGTCGCCTTCGGGCAGACGCCTCACGTTGGTCAATCCCGCGTATATGACCCGCCAGGTTCATGAATTGGGTAAACAGCAGTTTGGCCCAAGAGGGCACATTACAAGTCTGCGGCCGATCCGGCCGGAGAATGCGCCCGACCCGTGGGAGGCGGAGGCCTTGCGGACACTGGAGACCGGACTCAGCGAAGTGGCAACGGTGGAACGGATGGAGGGGGAGAGTTACCTTCGTCTGATGCGTCCGCTGACGACGGAGGAGAGTTGTCTGAAATGCCACGCCAGCCAGGGATATGCGTTGGGCGATTTGCGAGGAGGCATCAGCGTCACGGTGCCGATGGAGCCGCACCGTGAAATCGCGCGAGCACAGATGGTTCCCATTGGGCTGGGACACGGAGCGCTCTGGATGCTTGGACTGTGCGGCATTGCATTGGGGGCGCGCCGGCTTCAGGCAAGCAACCGGGAGCGAGAGCGCGCAAGTGAAGAGAGGGCCAGGTTGGAGGACCAGTTACGGCAGTCTCAGAAGATGGAGGCAGTTGGACAACTGGCGGGAGGCGTGGCTCATGACTTCAACAATCTGCTTCAGGTCATGCTCGGCTACCTGGAGATCGTGAGCTCGGACCTTGGAGCGAACCATCCGCGCCACAATGACCTGCTTCAAATCGAGAAGGCGGGACGACGCGCGAAGAGCCTGGTAAGTCAACTGCTGGCGTTCAGCAGGCGGCAGATTCTGCGACCGCAAAATGTGAGCCTTAATGTGCTCATTGAGAACTTCGTTGCGATGTTATCGCGGATGATCGGTGAACATATTCAGTTCAGATTCATTCCCGGAGAACATGTGGGGACGGTCTACGCGGACAAGGGGATGGTCGAGCAAGCGCTGATGAATCTCTGTGTCAACGCACGGGACGCCATGCCGCAGGGAGGGTCCCTGACCATTGAAACCAAAGACCGTCAGCTTGACCTTGAAATATGTGGGCGCTTGGGCGTCGCGCCGGGGCGCTACGTTCAGATCACGGTTTCGGATACGGGTTGCGGCATGGACAGCACAACGAAGGAAAAGATCTTTGAACCCTTCTTCTCTACCAAGGGCGTGGATAAGGGAACGGGACTGGGGCTGCCAACCGTGTATGGCATCGTACTTCAGCATCGAGGCGCGATTGATGTGGAAAGCAAGGTGGGCGCGGGGACGGTATTCCACATCTACTTGCCCACCCTCGAAGAAGTAGCCCCGCAGAAGGAGACCCAAGAGAAACCGGGATCAAAGCCGGGTGGGAAAACCATCCTGCTCGCCGATGACAACGACTCCATCCGGGAATTCGGTGCGCGGCTTCTGCGTAGCGCAGGATACACCGTTGTCACGGTAGCGGATGGCGTGGAGGCGTTGGAGCGCTTTGCCGAGTCCCCAGAGGCCTTCCACCTTGTACTGCTGGACGTGGCTATGCCGAGGTTGGATGGGAGGGAAGTGTACAAACGCATCCAGGAGCGCGCTCCTGGGACCAAAGTGCTCTTTGCAAGCGGATTTGCCGATGGCGTTTTCACCTCTGGCTTGGACGAAAAGGACCGTGCAGCGATTCTAGCGAAACCCTATACGTCGGAGGAACTGCTGCATGCAGTACGTTGTGCGCTTGGCCAGGGCTAA